A region of uncultured Carboxylicivirga sp. DNA encodes the following proteins:
- a CDS encoding DUF5686 family protein produces the protein MLKSYRIVSLFCLIVLFSLNGLGQVSIDGFVLDSKSDATIPMVNVYFKGTNIGTISDSTGYFKLELLSYNDTLVFSSVGYHKKEIKVSKIKSPFEVYLNPDEINLNEISVKPDDSWVRFLLDRMNDAKTDNNPDKHPGYAYEKYTKWEYHIANVDSALMYSGPFKNYKSYFKTAFDGSKYLPVYLSEQVVQNQFQNKPLKQKSVIVADNTQGLGVLGDYEIGGYTAGLNNQYNFYNNYIKVFEESFVSPAASNGWFYYKYYLVDSVQHEGFKHYQILFTPRRKHDKVFRGHMVIDDKDFSIVSVDAALSSKTNMNFLKEMKIDVIYEKVNGNQPFYKEQTVYASFDYLPFEIPGQNRRMELEFNEYSSFKDVKINPEEEVVLSARNLSYESVKLSGSYSRDTTYWNKARHIPLSNADKEIALSIDSINQIPLIKILDNTTRMMMTGYYDLGKFELGPYMNFLQFNKVEGVRFFAGARTSKEISKNWMLWGGLGYGLQTEKISGLLGGGYKFEHPKRRVIEMYYDDRYIRMGENRKILYLYENMLTPSENNLVSAFFVRDPFDELLRQKEVDFSYEHEWRTGFSSQFNLTYKSQYSPEFYPFEYNGMQVKNVNTYEATIDFRFSFKEKVIDDEFMRLYLSTDYPILHLALTTGQAEYAGQVNRYQKIHTTIKHSIYMGQTLLNYAFEGGVIFGKVPYTLLELPRGNESFGYYLYDFNMLNYLEFAHDKYLHAYFEYHLNGFLFNRLPLLRSLGLREVISTKSMIGSLSKKQFDAIAIPETVSGLDQPYLEVGVGLENIMRLIRLEALWRVTPQSKLGVPQFGLRAKISLNL, from the coding sequence ATGTTAAAAAGTTATCGAATAGTCAGTCTTTTTTGTCTGATTGTGTTATTCAGTTTGAACGGGTTAGGACAAGTGTCAATTGACGGATTTGTGCTTGATTCAAAATCAGATGCCACCATACCTATGGTGAATGTGTACTTTAAAGGTACAAACATTGGTACAATTTCTGATTCAACAGGATATTTTAAGCTGGAACTACTTTCATATAATGATACTCTTGTTTTTTCTTCTGTAGGCTATCATAAAAAAGAGATCAAAGTCAGTAAAATTAAGTCTCCTTTTGAGGTATATCTTAATCCTGATGAAATTAATTTAAACGAGATTTCAGTTAAGCCTGATGATAGTTGGGTTCGTTTTCTTTTGGATAGAATGAATGATGCCAAAACAGATAATAATCCGGATAAGCATCCGGGCTATGCGTATGAGAAATATACCAAGTGGGAATATCATATTGCCAATGTTGATAGTGCCTTGATGTATTCTGGTCCCTTTAAAAATTATAAATCCTATTTCAAAACGGCTTTTGATGGTTCAAAATACCTACCTGTTTATCTGTCGGAACAGGTTGTACAGAATCAGTTTCAGAATAAACCCCTAAAACAAAAATCAGTTATAGTGGCTGATAATACACAAGGTCTTGGTGTTTTGGGCGATTATGAAATAGGTGGGTATACCGCAGGATTAAATAACCAATACAATTTTTACAATAATTATATCAAGGTATTTGAAGAGAGCTTTGTTAGTCCGGCTGCTTCAAATGGATGGTTTTATTATAAGTATTATCTGGTAGATAGTGTGCAGCATGAAGGATTTAAGCATTATCAGATTTTATTTACACCCAGGAGAAAACATGATAAAGTTTTTCGCGGGCATATGGTTATTGATGATAAAGACTTTTCGATCGTAAGTGTTGATGCAGCATTATCTTCAAAAACCAACATGAATTTTCTGAAGGAGATGAAGATTGATGTGATATACGAAAAAGTGAACGGAAATCAACCCTTTTATAAAGAACAAACAGTATATGCTTCCTTTGATTATCTTCCATTTGAGATCCCTGGGCAGAATCGAAGAATGGAGCTTGAATTTAATGAATACTCATCTTTTAAAGATGTAAAGATAAACCCTGAGGAAGAGGTGGTATTAAGTGCAAGAAATCTCAGCTATGAATCTGTAAAACTATCGGGTTCATATTCCCGTGATACGACTTATTGGAACAAGGCCCGACATATACCTCTAAGTAATGCTGATAAGGAAATTGCATTATCCATCGATTCTATTAATCAGATTCCACTAATTAAGATTCTGGATAATACAACCCGTATGATGATGACGGGTTATTATGATCTTGGGAAGTTTGAACTAGGACCATATATGAATTTTCTTCAGTTTAATAAGGTTGAAGGCGTTAGGTTTTTTGCAGGAGCACGCACCAGTAAAGAAATTAGTAAAAACTGGATGCTTTGGGGTGGATTAGGTTATGGTTTACAAACAGAAAAGATCTCAGGATTGCTGGGGGGAGGATATAAATTTGAACATCCTAAAAGAAGGGTGATTGAAATGTATTATGACGATAGATATATCCGGATGGGAGAAAATAGGAAGATCTTGTATTTATATGAAAATATGCTCACACCATCTGAAAATAATCTTGTTTCGGCATTTTTTGTTCGTGATCCTTTTGATGAGTTGTTAAGACAGAAAGAGGTTGATTTTAGCTATGAGCATGAATGGCGAACTGGTTTTTCATCGCAGTTTAATCTAACCTATAAATCACAGTATTCACCTGAATTTTATCCGTTTGAATACAATGGGATGCAGGTAAAGAATGTAAATACATATGAAGCTACGATTGATTTTCGTTTTTCATTTAAGGAAAAAGTGATTGATGATGAGTTTATGCGTTTGTATTTATCAACGGATTATCCGATTCTTCACCTTGCATTAACGACAGGACAAGCAGAATACGCCGGGCAGGTAAACAGGTATCAAAAAATTCATACTACTATAAAGCATAGTATATATATGGGTCAAACATTATTAAATTATGCTTTTGAAGGAGGTGTAATTTTTGGAAAGGTACCTTATACATTGCTTGAATTACCAAGAGGGAATGAATCATTTGGATATTATTTGTACGATTTCAATATGCTGAATTATCTTGAATTTGCTCATGATAAATATTTACATGCTTATTTTGAATATCACCTGAATGGTTTTCTATTTAATCGCTTGCCTTTGCTGCGAAGTTTAGGTCTGAGAGAAGTTATTTCAACAAAATCAATGATTGGAAGTTTGAGTAAGAAACAATTTGATGCAATTGCCATTCCGGAAACAGTTTCCGGACTCGATCAGCCATACCTGGAAGTTGGTGTTGGTTTAGAAAATATTATGCGTCTTATTCGGTTGGAAGCACTATGGCGTGTTACACCTCAATCAAAATTAGGGGTTCCCCAATTCGGTCTTCGTGCCAAAATTTCATTGAATTTATAA